A genomic stretch from Neodiprion fabricii isolate iyNeoFabr1 chromosome 3, iyNeoFabr1.1, whole genome shotgun sequence includes:
- the LOC124178354 gene encoding uncharacterized protein LOC124178354 isoform X1: MDLLYGLRGAMAESSEDATIEDELPDFDPSSIPDVNPSQLPSPEELLKMLDGMTGLSDEDKESLREELTRNIQGGNSFGQNLPPPAAPFTSQALMLLALLAVIALIFAFFGYKLYKSLTEREKKREEKRKLKQQKKRK; encoded by the exons ATGGATCTTCTTTACGGTCTTCGAGGAGCAATGGCAGAAAGCTCCGAGGATGCGACCATCGAAGACGAATTGCCGGACTTTGATCCAAGTTCGATACCAGATGTCAATCCGTCGCAGTTACCCTCGCCGGAGGAGCTATTGAAAATGCTCGATGGAATGACTGGTCTCAGTGATGAGGATAAAGAAAGTTTACGCGAAGAATTGACGAGGAATATCCAAGGCGGGAACAGTTTCGGACAGAATCTTCCTCCTCCTGCAGCTCCGTTCACGTCCCAGGCGCTCATGCTTCTCGCATTGCTCGCGGTGATCGCTCTGATATTTG cgTTCTTTGGATACAAGCTATACAAAAGTCTGACCGAGCGGGAGAAGAaacgagaagagaagaggaaaTTGAAGCAACAAAAGAAGAGGAAGTAG
- the LOC124178354 gene encoding uncharacterized protein LOC124178354 isoform X2, whose translation MAEEIFNKIKESVDDLSPAVRDKIKSMLTKYRELDEDGKAEFMENAKEAFKNSVSKYTSGNWAFKFWMLIRSYAMILAAIIFIATIFAFFGYKLYKSLTEREKKREEKRKLKQQKKRK comes from the exons ATGGCGGAGGAGATATTCAATAAGATTAAAGAAAGCGTCGACGACCTCAGTCCGGCCGTGCGGGATAAAATAAAGTCGATGTTAACAAAGTATCGCGAACTTGACGAGGATGGGAAAGCCGAGTTTATGGAAAACGCTAAAGAAGCGTTTAAGAATTCGGTGTCTAAATACACGTCTGGCAATTGGGCTTTTAAATTTTGGATGTTGATTCGATCCTATGCCATGATACTTGctgctattatttttatcgccACAATTTTCG cgTTCTTTGGATACAAGCTATACAAAAGTCTGACCGAGCGGGAGAAGAaacgagaagagaagaggaaaTTGAAGCAACAAAAGAAGAGGAAGTAG
- the LOC124178353 gene encoding isochorismatase domain-containing protein 1-like → MALSATKAILRHGKTALFVCDMQVKFAKAIFEFDKIVANSAKLVNGMRLLDVPIIVTEQNPKALGNTVSELDITGAKGPFAKTKFSMYTEEVRKELSTLCSGSPPESVVLIGIEAHVCVEQTALDLTANGFQVHAVADCCSSRTQEDRLLAIERMRQVGCQIATSESVLFKLLGDSKHEKFKELQRLVKEPSVYTGLVPSAKI, encoded by the exons ATGGCTCTGAGCGCTACGAAGGCGATCCTTCGCCACGGGAAAACGGCTTTATTTGTTTGCGATATGCAGGTGAAATTCGCCAAGGCTATATTCGAGTTCGATAAGATCGTCGCTAACTCTGCGAAGCTG GTGAACGGCATGCGCTTGTTGGATGTACCGATCATTGTTACCGAGCAGAATCCTAAGGCTTTAGGAAACACTGTTTCGGAACTGGATATAACAGGTGCAAAAGGACCGTTCGCAAAGACCAAGTTCAGCATGTACACTGAAGAA GTGCGCAAAGAACTTTCTACGCTCTGCTCAGGTAGTCCTCCAGAGTCGGTAGTTCTCATTGGGATCGAGGCCCATGTTTGCGTCGAGCAAACTGCACTGGATCTTACCGCCAATGGGTTCCAGGTCCACGCAGTGGCCGATTGCTGCTCGTCTCGCACGCAAGAGGACAGATTGCTTGCGATCGAG AGAATGAGGCAAGTCGGGTGTCAGATAGCAACTTCCGAAAGCGTACTCTTCAAACTATTGGGCGACTCCAAGCATGAAAAGTTTAAGGAACTGCAACGTCTCGTAAAAGAGCCTTCGGTTTACACGGGTTTAGTTCCATCGGCTAAAATTTAG